The nucleotide window CGTGTGCACATGCTGGCGGAAAAATGCGATGCCAATCCCGAAGTGGCGCAAATGATTTTCAATCGCTTATGTGAAACCGCGATCCGCCCAGTTAGTATGACACAGCCCGATAGCGCGCGGGAAATCATGCTGCGGTTGAAAACGCCTTCGGGGTGGCTGGATTATTACGATCAAATGCAAGATCTTGTTGGAAAGCAGCAATTCCTGTATCTTGACGGCAAGCAAACCTGGCTGAATGTTATGGCCAAAATGGCCGCTTAGATGCCGGGAAAAAGGGACGAGGAATTATGACCCAAAAGAATTTTTATATCACAACGCCTATCTATTACGTCAACGACGCGCCGCATATCGGCCATGCTTATACCACGCTGGCTTGCGATGTCCTGTCGCGCTTTAAACGGCTGGACGGGTACAATGTACGGTTTTTAACCGGCACCGACGAACATGGACAAAAGGTGGAAAAGGCGGCGGAAAAGGCCGGCATGGCACCACAAGCCTTTACCGATAAAGTATCGCAAAATTTCCGCGATCTTTGCCGCACCATGAATTATTCCGAAGACGATTTTATTCGCACCACCGAACCGCGCCATTTGAAATGCGCGCAAGCATTCTGG belongs to Alphaproteobacteria bacterium and includes:
- a CDS encoding methionine--tRNA ligase (methionine--tRNA ligase; MetRS; adds methionine to tRNA(Met) with cleavage of ATP to AMP and diphosphate; some MetRS enzymes form dimers depending on a C-terminal domain that is also found in other proteins such as Trbp111 in Aquifex aeolicus and the cold-shock protein CsaA from Bacillus subtilis while others do not; four subfamilies exist based on sequence motifs and zinc content), with amino-acid sequence MTQKNFYITTPIYYVNDAPHIGHAYTTLACDVLSRFKRLDGYNVRFLTGTDEHGQKVEKAAEKAGMAPQAFTDKVSQNFRDLCRTMNYSEDDFIRTTEPRHLKCAQAFW